A window of Azospirillum lipoferum 4B contains these coding sequences:
- a CDS encoding glycosyltransferase — protein MRAIPHILDKHPDAVILIMGDDSTSYGASSADGGTWRETMLREVPVDPGRVHFLGRLPYDRYRSVLQLSRVHVYLTYPFVLSWSVLEAMATGCVVVGSDTGPVREVISHGENGLLTDFFDSRSIAHRVGEILAEPAAFADLRKAARQSVIDSYDLPICLDREQRLLRQLMNA, from the coding sequence ATGCGGGCGATCCCCCACATCCTCGACAAGCACCCCGACGCCGTCATCCTGATCATGGGTGACGACAGCACCAGCTATGGCGCCTCCTCTGCGGACGGAGGCACATGGCGGGAAACCATGCTGCGGGAGGTGCCGGTCGACCCCGGCCGCGTCCATTTCCTGGGCCGCCTGCCCTATGACCGGTACCGTTCCGTTCTCCAGCTTTCCCGCGTCCATGTGTATCTGACCTATCCCTTCGTCCTGTCCTGGTCGGTGCTGGAAGCCATGGCGACCGGATGCGTTGTCGTGGGATCGGATACCGGTCCGGTGCGTGAGGTGATCAGCCATGGCGAAAACGGCCTTCTGACCGACTTCTTCGATTCGCGTTCCATCGCCCATCGGGTGGGAGAGATTCTGGCCGAACCGGCCGCCTTCGCAGACCTGCGCAAAGCTGCCCGGCAGAGCGTCATCGACTCCTACGATCTGCCGATCTGCCTGGATCGCGAGCAGCGGCTGCTCAGACAGCTCATGAATGCATAG